A genomic region of Raphanus sativus cultivar WK10039 chromosome 6, ASM80110v3, whole genome shotgun sequence contains the following coding sequences:
- the LOC108806075 gene encoding protein DEFECTIVE IN EXINE FORMATION 1, translated as MKSRARRCLLRFFLFLILSNPSYGENKFRERKATDDELAYPEIDEDALLNTQCPRNLELRWQTEVTSSVYATPLIADINSDGKLDIVVPSFVHYLEVLEGSDGDKMPGWPAFHQSNVHSSPLLFDIDKDGVREIALATYNGEVLFFRVSGFLMSDKLEVPRRKVHKNWHVGLNPDPVDRSHPDVHDDLLVQEAEEMKSSTTHPDATTTTPNVTVSMSHGEASNVSSQDDQKKPENNQTEAVVKATPELLHSSSVDVRANNSAANDTTAVSTETANGNVTSNEVDQSKTSEAKNETVIKLNSSTDNSSETLGASGNSSTTETGTKSGRRLLEDNSSIGSADGHSDNKDNSEGVRMATVENDGVLEAEADSAFDFLRDNDELGDEEFFSDYDDYVNETMWGDEEWVEEKHDYTEDYVNIDAHILCTPVIADIDKDGVQEMVVAVSYFFDPEYYDNPEHLKELGGGIDIKNYVASSIVVFSLETKQVKWVKELDLSTDNANFRAYIYSSPTVVDLDGDGYLDILVGTSFGLFYAMDHHGNIREKFPLEMAEIQGAVVAADINDDGKIELVTTDSHGNVAAWTTQGVEIWEVHLKSLVPQGPSIGDVDGDGHTDVVVPTTSGNIYVLSGKDGSIVRPYPYRTHGRVMNQLLLVDLNKRGEKKKGLTIVTTSFDGYMYLIDGPTSCTDVVDIGETSYSMVLADNVDGGDDLDLIVSTMNGNVFCFSTPSPHHPLKAWRSTNQGMNNKAIRYNREGVFVTHSTRGFRDEEGKSFWAEIEIVDNYRYPSGSQAPYNVTTTLLVPGNYQGDRRIKQSQIYDRPGKYRIKLPTVGVRTTGTVMVEMVDKNGLHFSDEFSLTFHMYYYKLLKWLLVLPMLGMFGLLVILRPQEAVPLPSFSRNRDL; from the exons ATGAAATCCCGTGCGCGACGGTGTCTGCTGagattcttcctcttcctcatcttATCGAATCCCTCCTACGGAGAAAACAAGTTCAGGGAGCGTAAAGCCACCGATGACGAGCTGGCCTACCCAGAAAT TGATGAAGATGCGTTGTTGAATACGCAGTGCCCGAGAAACTTGGAGCTGAGGTGGCAAACTGAAGTCACTTCTAGCGTTTATGCCACACCCTTGATTGCTGATATCAACAg TGATGGGAAGCTTGACATTGTTGTTCCATCTTTTGTTCACTACCTTGAAGTTCTTGAAGGCTCTGATGGAGACAAGATGCCAG GGTGGCCTGCTTTTCATCAGTCAAACGTGCATTCAAGTCCTCTTCTGTTTGATATCGACAAAGATGGTGTTAGAGAAATTGCTCTGGCCACCTACAATGGCGAGGTGCTCTTTTTCAG gGTGTCAGGCTTTTTGATGTCGGATAAGCTAGAAGTTCCACGTAGGAAAGTGCACAAGAACTGGCATGTGGGACTGAACCCTGACCCTGTTGACCGCTCACATCCTGATGTCCATGATGATCTGCTTGTGCAGGAAGCTGAGGAAATGAAGTCATCGACCACtc ATCCGGATGCAACTACCACAACACCAAATGTTACAGTCTCGATGTCTCATGGGGAGGCTTCAAATGTGTCATCACAAGACGATCAAAAGAAACCCGAGAATAACCAAACCGAAGCTGTCGTCAAAGCTACTCCAGAGCTGCTGCATAGCTCCTCCGTGGATGTTAGAGCGAATAACTCAGCAGCAAATGATACTACAGCCGTATCAACAGAAACTGCCAATGGAAATGTAACCTCCAATGAAGTGGATCAAAGCAAAACCAGTGAAGCTAAGAACGAGACTGTTATTAAATTGAATTCTAGTACGGACAATTCGTCTGAAACATTGGGGGCATCTGGTAACAGTAGTACGACAGAGACAGGAACCAAAAGTGGAAGGCGACTTCTGGAAGATAATAGCTCGATAGGATCTGCGGACGGCCACTCTGACAATAAAGACAACAGTGAGGGTGTTCGCATGGCCACAGTTGAAAACGATGGAGTATTGGAAGCTGAAGCAGATTCAGCCTTTGACTTTTTGCGTGATAATGATGAGTTAGGTGATGAGGAATTCTTTTCTGATTATGACGATTATGTTAACGAGACCATGTGGGGTGATGAGGAATGGGTCGAGGAGAAACATGACTATACAGAAGATTATGTGAATATTGACGCCCATATACTCTGCACTCCT GTAATTGCTGACATCGACAAAGATGGAGTACAGGAGATGGTTGTTGCTGTTTCCTATTTCTTCGACCCTGA GTATTATGACAATCCAGAACATCTGAAAGAGCTTGGTGGTGGTATTGACATCAAAAACTATGTTGCTAGTTCAATTGTGGTTTTCAGTCTTGAGACGAAACAAGTTAAGTGGGTCAAAGAGCTAGATTTGAGTACGGATAATGCAAACTTCCGtgcatatatttattcttcCCCAACGGTGGTTGATCTGGATGGCGATGGTTACTTGGATATTCTTGTGGGCACTTCCTTTGGCTTATTCTACGCCATGGACCATCATG GAAACATCAGAGAAAAATTCCCACTTGAAATGGCTGAGATTCAAGGGGCAGTGGTTGCAGCTGATATAAATGACGACGGAAAGATTGAGCTTGTAACAACCGATTCCCACGGAAATGTAGCTGCATGGACTACCCAAGGAGTTGAAATTTGGGAAGTGCATCTAAAGAGTCTTGTTCCCCAG GGTCCTTCAATAGGTGATGTTGATGGTGATGGACATACTGATGTTGTGGTTCCTACAACATCAGGAAACATTTACGTTCTTAGTGGCAAGGATGGTTCGATTGTTCGTCCTTACCCGTACAGAACTCATGGAAGAGTGATGAACCAACTTCTTCTTGTGGATCTGAACAAGCGAGGTGAGAAAAAGAAGGGACTCACCATTGTTACCACATCCTTTGACGGTTACATGTACCTCATAGATGGACCCACCTCATGCACTGACGTTGTTGATATTGGTGAAACTTC ATACAGCATGGTCTTGGCTGATAATGTTGACGGTGGAGATGATCTTGATCTAATCGTCTCAACTATGAACGGAAACGTCTTTTGCTTCTCTACACCTTCTCCTCACCATCCCCTCAAG GCTTGGAGATCGACTAATCAAGGCATGAACAATAAAGCAATCCGTTACAATCGTGAAGGTGTTTTTGTCACTCATTCAACCAGAGGTTTCCGCGATGAGGAAGGCAAAAGCTTCTGGGCTGAGATCGAGATTGTTGATAACTACAGATACCCATCTGGTTCACAAGCACCCTACAACGTTACA ACGACGTTGTTGGTACCAGGCAACTACCAAGGAGATAGGAGGATAAAGCAGAGCCAAATCTACGACCGACCGGGCAAATACAGAATTAAACTACCAACCGTTGGAGTAAGGACAACAGGCACCGTAATGGTGGAGATGGTGGACAAGAATGGACTCCATTTCTCAGACGAGTTCTCTCTAACGTTCCATATGTATTACTACAAGCTTCTGAAATGGCTGCTTGTCCTCCCGATGCTCGGCATGTTCGGTCTCCTCGTTATACTACGGCCTCAAGAAGCTGTTCCCCTCCCTTCCTTCTCGCGCAACAGAGACTTATGA
- the LOC108806076 gene encoding uncharacterized protein LOC108806076, which yields MNFRSFEEFWPFYVMQHSNPSTRRWHFMGIIASIVALLCSVLISGWFLALVPLFGYGFAWYSHFFVEGNVPASFGHPVWSFLCDLKMFRLMLTGNMEREMKRLGKRPLLQPS from the coding sequence ATGAATTTCAGAAGCTTTGAGGAGTTCTGGCCTTTCTACGTGATGCAACACTCGAATCCATCGACGAGACGATGGCACTTCATGGGGATAATCGCGAGCATCGTGGCTCTGCTGTGTTCGGTTCTGATCAGCGGATGGTTCCTGGCTCTGGTGCCTCTGTTCGGGTACGGTTTCGCGTGGTACAGCCACTTCTTCGTTGAAGGGAACGTTCCTGCGAGCTTCGGACACCCGGTCTGGTCGTTTCTGTGCGATCTCAAGATGTTTAGGCTGATGCTCACAGGAaatatggagagagagatgaagagactTGGTAAGAGGCCGTTGTTGCAGCCCTCGTGA
- the LOC108811173 gene encoding uncharacterized protein LOC108811173 translates to MKLSQKLKKPFSPAKLILQEIIGLTTKNANGLASVSCSSKCVYLAGCVVVVYDVDACTQSHLLVSHRTPKTLSCVAVSHNGRFVAAGESSNLSSVLIWDCESSGLVAELKGHLYGAQCLSFSPNGEYLVSVGGYIYLWEWRKSVLLAKVKASSTCSDVTSVAFSSNGKFIVTSGNKHLKYWTVGSFQRTRSSKVGSLAFHGKPNDGGFQKGNSFVSVVPANRVSSSGSDERGEEVMLMYALTDAGVLMLMSCDMLIKKSVDLKVEKCFALSASSRLIACACSEGAIQLFTPETLEYAATIHYSDARKSDTETHSHSEELKNTESHPVSYPDAVACQFSTTDKIVVIYGDHSLYVWDVNDVNKPTRCSMMISHSAGIRDIKNLSCGNLHNPTAACVARGCNEGVSFSTCSEDGTIRLWDLDLQMDPLQANGSSNASESETQGTMHLASAGIFERDLVETCGTTFGFRALAVSEDGKYLAAGDCGGNLHIYDLQESEYTCFTDAHEAEIQSLNFSFTGLKDLNCENASSSEFLLASGGKGGAIHVYDVKRNFDPVGSVCGSAAVKSVKFACNGRKILTSGADRLQLFDVVRKESHVRISPSKSQTHSHGTIHDMAVDPTSGLVVTVGQDKKINIFDIESGKLVRSFKQNREHGDAIKVILDPSCSYLACSYSDRTICLLDFVTGELVAQATGHGETVTGVIFLPDCKHIISVAGDGCIFVWKLPLQMVTRMIRAVNENDSLAPVTVAQPVKFMQIVGYVEEDNTNADQMQQLSPWTSSFKFSVSRLPKWAQAKVETNGITDCKESISKQKHEDKALVNAVDIAEECSSSKLECQTPKPGSRTGKSCLGSLSKSSSDSETSVPQGDAPSHRKETRWNTIYNVCLDLLNSPNIQTSFIKQQKAETFCSKPSAEHGDMFKQFDNSLSMVEEVGADKTSQQRRYSTQFVLRKDYIGGTRQSLRTPSQKSGYKTLRSIQEHLPLDTVNDQSSQSSEEDPEQDKASSEVFHDTVADDSLQERITSCRQALNGLEAAASVFVQSVSELSTASPRDRISGELRAQLFDEAALMIPGMSQKLNEVVATMMLEHKSRTQSDG, encoded by the exons ATGAAGCTGAGCCAGAAACTAAAGAAACCTTTTTCACCAGCTAAG CTGATTCTGCAAGAGATAATCGGTTTAACCACTAAGAACGCCAACGGTTTGGCGTCTGTATCCTGCAGCTCGAAATGTGTATACTTGGCGGGATGCGTTGTGGTGGTCTACGATGTAGACGCGTGTACTCAATCGCACCTCCTCGTATCTCACCGTACGCCTAAGACTCTGAGCTGTGTGGCGGTTTCCCACAACGGCCGGTTCGTAGCTGCTGGAGAG TCTTCGAATCTCTCTTCGGTTTTGATATGGGACTGTGAGAGTTCGGGACTTGTGGCTGAGCTGAAAGGTCACCTCTATGGAGCTCAGTGTCTCTCCTTTTCACCAAACG GGGAATATCTGGTGAGTGTTGGAGGATACATATATCTTTGGGAGTGGCGTAAAAGCGTCTTACTGGCGAAGGTCAAAGCGAGTTCTACTTGCTCTGACGTCACCTCTGTGGCATTCTCGTCCAACGGGAAGTTTATTGTTACTTCCGGGAACAAGCATTTGAAGTACTGGACAGTTGGTTCTTTTCAGAGGACGCGGTCAAGTAAAGTAGGATCTTTGGCGTTTCATGGAAAGCCAAATGATGGTGGGTTTCAGAAAGGGAACTCGTTTGTGTCGGTGGTACCAGCCAACAGAGTGAGCTCTAGTGGGAGTGACGAACGAGGTGAAGAAGTTATGTTAATGTACGCTCTTACAGATGCAG GTGTTCTGATGCTCATGAGTTGTGATATGTTGATCAAGAAATCAGTGGATCTGAAG GTTGAAAAATGTTTTGCTCTATCTGCATCCAGTAGATTGATAGCATGCGCTTGCAGCGAGGGAGCGATCCAGCTATTTACTCCTGAAACTTTAGAATATGCTGCCACCATACACTATTCAGATGCTAGAAAGAGCGACACTGAAACTCATTCTCATTCAGAAGAACTAAAAAATACAGAATCTCATCCTGTTAGCTATCCGGATGCAGTTGCTTGCCAGTTTTCGACCACAGATAAGATCG TTGTCATCTATGGGGATCATAGCCTCTATGTGTGGGATGTGAATGATGTGAACAAG CCTACAAGGTGTTCTATGATGATATCACATTCTGCCGGGATTCGGGATATAAAAAACCTCTCTTGTGGAAATCTTCACAATCCAACAGCTGCATGTGTAGCTAGAGGATGCAATGAAGGGGTTTCCTTCAGTACGTGTTCTGAAGATGGAACCATAAGGTTATGGGATCTTGATCTTCAAATGGATCCGTTACAAGCCAATGGAAGCAGCAATGCCTCAGAATCTGAAACACAAGGGACTATGCATTTAG CTAGTGCTGGAATTTTTGAACGCGATCTTGTTGAGACGTGTGGTACGACGTTTGGTTTCCGAGCATTAGCagtaagtgaagatggaaagtaCTTAGCAGCTGGTGACTGTGGAGGGAACCTTCATATATATGATCTACAAGAATCTGAATATACATGCTTTACG GATGCTCATGAAGCAGAAATTCAGTCATTGAACTTCAGCTTTACTGGACTGAAAGATCTTAATTGTGAAAACGCCTCAAGCAGCGAGTTCTTGCTTGCTTCTGGTGGAAAGGGCGGAGCGATCCACGTTTATGATGTCAAAAG GAACTTTGATCCCGTTGGGAGTGTTTGTGGTTCAGCTGCTGTAAAATCTGTTAAATTTGCATGTAACGGCCGGAAAATTTTAACATCTGGAGCAGATAG GTTGCAGTTATTTGACGTTGTCAGAAAAGAAAGTCATGTGCGTATTTCACCTTCTAAATCTCAAACTCACTCTCACGGAACCATCCATGATATGGCTGTAGATCCAACATCAGGACTTGTTGTCACAGTGGGGCAG GATAAGAAGATAAATATATTCGACATAGAAAGTGGAAAGCTTGTCAGATCATTCAAGCAAAACAGAGAACATGGAGATGCCATAAAG GTCATTTTGGACCCAAGCTGCAGCTACTTGGCATGCTCCTACTCTGACAGGACAATCTGCCTTTTGGACTTTGTCACAGGAGAGTTGGTTGCTCAGGCCACAGGACATGGTGAAACTGTGACTGGTGTTATTTTCCTTCCTGATTGCAAACATATCATTTCA GTTGCAGGTGACGGCTGTATTTTTGTCTGGAAATTACCCTTGCAAATGGTTACTCGTATGATACGGGCAGTAAATGAAAATGACAGCTTGGCTCCTGTAACTGTGGCCCAACCCGTGAAGTTTATGCAAATCGTGGGTTATGTGGAGGAAGACAATACAAATGCAGATCAAATGCAGCAACTCTCTCCATGGACATCTTCATTTAAGTTCAGTGTTTCTCGGCTTCCTAAGTGGGCGCAAGCTAAAGTGGAAACAAATGGTATTACCGATTGTAAGGAATCCATTTCAAAGCAG AAACATGAAGATAAAGCTCTAGTGAATGCTGTTGACATTGCTGAAGAATGCTCTTCTTCGAAACTTGAATGCCAAACTCCCAAGCCAGGTTCAAGAACAGGAAAGTCATGCCTTGGAAGCCTGTCCAAAAGCTCTAGCGACAGTGAAACTTCAGTGCCTCAAGGAGATGCTCCTAG CCATAGGAAGGAAACGCGCTGGAACACTATCTACAACGTGTGTTTGGATCTTCTTAATTCTCCTAACATCCAAACATCTTTCATTAAACAACAGAAAGCAGAAACTTTCTGCAGCAAACCATCTGCCGAACATGGGGATATGTTCAAGCAGTTCGACAACAGTTTGTCAATGGTAGAAGAG GTTGGAGCCGATAAAACATCGCAGCAAAGAAGATATTCTACTCAATTTGTTCTTAGAAAGGACTATATTGGTGGAACCAGACAATCTCTGCGTACACCCTCCCAGAAATCAGGGTACAAGACTTTGAGATCGATCCAAGAACATCTCCCACTTGATACGGTGAATGATCAATCTTCACAGAGCTCAGAAGAAGATCCTGAACAG GACAAGGCCTCTTCAGAAGTATTCCATGATACGGTTGCAGATGATTCACTTCAAGAAAGAATAACCTCTTGCCGTCAAGCATTGAACGGCTTGGAAGCTGCTGCTTCAGTTTTCGTCCAGTCAGTGTCGGAATTATCTACAGCTTCTCCCAGAGATCGAATCTCAGGTGAACTCAGAGCCCAGTTGTTTGACGAAGCAGCTTTGATGATCCCAGGAATGTCTCAGAAACTTAATGAAGTAGTTGCCACGATGATGCTTGAGCACAAAAGTAGAACACAAAGTGATGGATAG
- the LOC108811174 gene encoding uncharacterized protein LOC108811174 translates to MMNTLQSFRTSLTPNVLSNASRRSISRTQFLCLSKSGDGTGSDSGPDHPKPEGDTRRQELLARIAMLQTSKVRLTNFLDERSDYLTKFAEEANAEFDKVGEDAMKDLDEASSRILENIESKMQAFEESAGLNRLEIEESDNKLAEFEEKIVEGRNEGLFFKSFRGKKPVDVEKAKEETERIQEVTKVSAGSKSRRNVYLGLIGILVLAIADSFVSSPDWRKVSVLGVILVALLTQFVYEQTLLSEEADNGKGKEKK, encoded by the exons ATGATGAACACACTTCAATCTTTTCGGACATCTTTAACACCAAATGTTCTGTCCAATGCCTCAAGACGTTCAATTTCCAGAACCCAGTTTCTCTGTCTCTCCAAGTCCGGAGATGGAACGGGTTCAGATTCTGGTCCCGATCATCCAAAGCCCGAAGGAGATACTCGGAGACAAGAGCTCTTAGCCAGGATCGCCATGCTTCAGACATCGAAAGTCCGTTTAACTAATTTCCTGGACGAACGGTCAGATTACCTCACCAAGTTTGCTGAAGAAGCCAACGCTGAGTTTGACAAGGTTGGTGAAGACGCCATGAAGGACCTCGACGAAGCAAGCTCAAGG ATACTAGAGAATATTGAGAGCAAGATGCAAGCGTTCGAGGAATCTGCGGGATTGAACAGGTTGGAGATAGAGGAGAGCGATAACAAGTTGGCCGAGTTCGAGGAGAAGATCGTCGAAGGCAGGAACGAAGGACTGTTCTTCAAGAGCTTTCGCGGTAAAAAGCCTGTTGATGTGGAGAAAGCCAAAGAGGAGACAGAGAGAATACAAGAGGTGACCAAAGTAAGCGCAGGATCAAAGTCAAGAAGGAACGTTTACCTCGGTTTGATTGGGATCTTGGTTCTAGCAATTGCTGATTCGTTTGTTTCTTCGCCGGACTGGAGAAAAGTCTCGGTTCTTGGTGTTATACTTGTTGCACTGCTCACTCAGTTCGTCTACGAGCAGACATTGTTATCAGAAGAAGCAGATAATGGTAAAGGAAAAGAGAAGAAGTGA